TGCTTGCTCGGCTGTCTTGGGTTCACCCCCACGCCGGCGTGGGGCCGGCACGGGGATGAGGAGCGCACCGCGGCGTGGGGCCGCGGCAGGCCGGTCCTGCTTTAGATCTTGCCGACCAGGTCCAGCGACGGGGTCAGGGTCTTCTCGCCTTCCTTCCACTTGGCCGGGCAGACCTGGTTCGGGTTGGCGGCGGTGAACTGGGCAGCCTTCAGCTTGCGCAGGGTCTCGGACACGTCACGGGCGATCTCGTTGGAGTGGATCTCCAGGGTCTTGATCACGCCTTCCGGGTTGATGATGAAGGTGCCGCGCAGGGCCAGGCCTTCTTCTTCAATGTGCACGCCGAAGGCGCGGGTCAGCTTGTGGGTCGGGTCGCCGACCAGCGGGAACTGGGCCTTGCCGACGGCCGGCGAGGTTTCGTGCCACACCTTGTGCGAGAAGTGGGTGTCGGTGGTGACGATGTAGACCTCGGCACCGGCCTTCTTGAACTCGGCGTAATGCTCGGCGGCGTCTTCAATCTCGGTCGGGCAGTTGAAGGTGAAGGCGGCCGGCATGAAGATCAGGACGGACCACTGGCCCTTCAGGCTGGCATCGGAAACCTTGATGAACTCGCCGTTGTGGTAGGCGTTGGCTTCGAACGGCTGGATCTGGGTGTTGATGAGGGACATCGTTTTTCCTCTGGGTGAAGGGGAGTGGGTGAATCGACAGGAGCTAGGTTACCGATTCATCAGTGATAAGAACAATGCATTGATTTCATCTATTTGATAGGTCGAGTCTATTGAAGTGTGATGAGCCTGCCATGAGTCCGGTCGCCGCCATCCTGCAAGTGATTGTATGGAAAGGGAAAACTTGGCGGGCCGTGAAGATGGGCCGATAGCCCCTCCTTATGCCGCCCCGCCGGACCTGAACGAATCCCGCGTTTGTAGAGCCGAGCCCGCGCTCG
This genomic stretch from Stenotrophomonas sp. SAU14A_NAIMI4_5 harbors:
- the ahpC gene encoding alkyl hydroperoxide reductase subunit C, giving the protein MSLINTQIQPFEANAYHNGEFIKVSDASLKGQWSVLIFMPAAFTFNCPTEIEDAAEHYAEFKKAGAEVYIVTTDTHFSHKVWHETSPAVGKAQFPLVGDPTHKLTRAFGVHIEEEGLALRGTFIINPEGVIKTLEIHSNEIARDVSETLRKLKAAQFTAANPNQVCPAKWKEGEKTLTPSLDLVGKI